From Echinicola soli, a single genomic window includes:
- a CDS encoding alpha-glucuronidase family glycosyl hydrolase, which produces MKRSFTLLFVLALLCIVHHTCLANDGYNLWLQYRPLQNAEHLSTYQKQVQFITLPGQSATSEIIQEELHLALGKMLGTSPEFSNSPDPETTLIIGTRGQLPDLSARVAEETWSNLDAEGFIIQSIQYNGENTLWITGNTDQALLYGTFDFLKLLQTHQDISSLDIISIPKTKIRVLNHWDNPDRTVERGYAGASIWDWHRLPDYIKPQYIDYARANASIGINGTVLTNVNANAQVLTPYFLKKVAALADTFRPYGIKVYLTARFSAPIETGGLDTADPLNPDVQKWWNKKVNEIYDYIPDFGGFLVKADSEGQPGPQNYGLTQAEGANMLAKALQPHQGIVMWRAFVYNNETPDDRAKQAYNEFKPLDGEFEDNVLVQVKNGAIDFQPREPFHPLFGAMPKTPLMMEFQITQEYLGQGTHLVFLGSLFEEVLGTDTYAKGPGSTVAKVVDGSLDNHSLSGMAGVSNIGTDRNWTGHQFGQANWYAFGKLAWNPDEDASTIAQEWLRMTFGNDEELVTKGKRIMLQSHEAAVNYMTPLGLHHIMGWSHHYGPGPWVTDKHRDDWTSTYYHQAGPDGIGFDRTASGSNALSQYAPEIQQQYGDLNTCPEKYLLWFHHLPWDYKMKSGNALWNEIALHYQKGVDQTQSMLADWESIKNHVDDQRYDQVLTFLQIQHNEAIWWKDACLLYFQQFSQKPLPEGVPQPEFPLDHFQNYKPLFVPGI; this is translated from the coding sequence ATGAAAAGGTCTTTTACCCTACTTTTCGTTTTGGCACTTCTGTGCATTGTTCACCACACTTGCTTAGCCAATGACGGCTATAACCTCTGGCTGCAATACCGTCCCTTACAAAACGCCGAACACCTATCCACTTACCAAAAGCAGGTACAATTCATCACCCTTCCCGGACAAAGTGCCACATCCGAAATCATCCAAGAAGAACTCCATCTTGCACTTGGAAAGATGCTAGGTACATCTCCGGAATTCTCCAACTCTCCAGATCCAGAAACCACCCTCATTATCGGCACTCGCGGGCAACTCCCTGACCTCAGCGCAAGAGTGGCCGAAGAAACCTGGAGCAACCTTGACGCTGAAGGATTTATCATCCAGAGCATCCAATACAATGGTGAAAACACCTTATGGATAACCGGAAATACCGATCAGGCCTTGCTCTACGGAACGTTTGATTTCCTAAAGCTCCTGCAGACACATCAAGACATTTCCTCACTGGACATCATTTCCATACCAAAAACCAAGATCAGGGTGCTCAATCATTGGGACAATCCCGACAGGACTGTGGAACGCGGATATGCTGGCGCTTCGATCTGGGACTGGCACCGACTCCCCGATTACATCAAACCGCAATACATTGACTATGCCCGTGCCAATGCCTCTATTGGCATCAACGGAACAGTCCTGACCAACGTAAATGCAAACGCCCAGGTCCTCACCCCATATTTTCTTAAAAAAGTCGCTGCCCTGGCCGATACTTTCCGCCCTTATGGCATCAAAGTGTACCTCACCGCTCGTTTTAGCGCCCCTATCGAAACCGGAGGGCTCGATACGGCAGACCCACTGAATCCCGATGTGCAGAAATGGTGGAACAAAAAGGTCAATGAAATCTATGATTACATTCCTGATTTTGGCGGATTCCTTGTCAAAGCCGACTCGGAAGGACAACCGGGACCACAAAACTACGGCCTAACCCAAGCTGAAGGAGCCAACATGCTGGCCAAAGCACTTCAACCCCACCAAGGAATCGTGATGTGGAGGGCTTTTGTCTACAACAATGAAACCCCTGATGACCGTGCCAAGCAAGCTTATAATGAATTCAAACCACTTGACGGGGAATTTGAGGACAACGTCCTGGTGCAGGTAAAAAATGGAGCCATCGATTTCCAGCCTCGCGAACCTTTTCACCCTCTCTTTGGCGCCATGCCCAAGACACCATTGATGATGGAATTCCAAATCACCCAAGAGTACCTTGGACAAGGCACGCATTTGGTGTTTCTCGGTTCGCTGTTCGAAGAGGTATTGGGCACAGACACGTATGCAAAAGGGCCAGGGTCCACCGTGGCAAAAGTAGTGGACGGAAGCCTTGACAACCACTCACTTTCAGGAATGGCCGGTGTCTCCAATATCGGCACAGACCGCAACTGGACGGGGCATCAGTTTGGTCAAGCCAACTGGTACGCCTTTGGGAAATTAGCATGGAATCCAGATGAAGATGCCTCCACCATTGCGCAAGAATGGTTAAGGATGACCTTTGGCAATGACGAAGAACTGGTCACCAAAGGCAAGCGCATTATGCTTCAATCCCACGAAGCCGCGGTCAATTACATGACCCCACTTGGACTCCATCATATCATGGGATGGAGCCATCACTATGGCCCCGGCCCTTGGGTCACCGACAAACACCGTGATGACTGGACCTCCACCTATTACCACCAAGCAGGGCCTGACGGCATCGGTTTTGACCGGACAGCATCTGGAAGCAATGCCCTGTCGCAATACGCACCTGAAATCCAGCAGCAGTATGGTGACCTGAACACTTGCCCGGAAAAATACCTTTTATGGTTTCACCACCTCCCATGGGATTATAAGATGAAATCAGGTAATGCGCTATGGAATGAAATTGCGCTCCATTACCAAAAGGGCGTCGATCAGACCCAAAGCATGCTTGCTGACTGGGAATCCATCAAAAACCATGTGGACGACCAGCGCTATGACCAAGTACTTACTTTTCTCCAAATACAGCACAACGAAGCGATATGGTGGAAAGACGCCTGCCTGCTATATTTCCAGCAGTTTTCCCAAAAACCGCTTCCAGAAGGAGTGCCACAACCTGAATTTCCCTTAGACCATTTCCAAAATTACAAGCCCCTATTCGTACCGGGCATATAA
- a CDS encoding LacI family DNA-binding transcriptional regulator, producing MNKEITIYDIAKDLGVSPTTVSRALNDHPAVNAKTKQRIFEAADKMGYRSNVFASNLRRKSTNNIGIIVPRLNSSFQSSVLAGMEKSANEAGFNLIISQSLESYEKERANARSMFNSRVDGLLVSLAGNTEKTEHFQPFMEKGIPVMFFDRIASKPGCTGVIIDNRQAGYNATKHLIQQGCKNIVHVLGNLKINVYDERLKGYKYALMDHDIPFSQDNVIHSDLNEEAGEDIANKILAMKPMPDGLFVSNDACAASCIRSLKQAGIAIPEDIAVVGFNNDMISRLIEPNLTTTHYPGYEMGEVAMKNLINHLSDSTEGVLQNTNTITLRSELIIRDSSLKKKSEA from the coding sequence ATGAACAAGGAAATCACTATATACGACATTGCCAAAGACCTTGGCGTATCACCTACCACTGTCAGCAGGGCACTGAACGACCATCCAGCCGTCAATGCCAAAACCAAACAACGGATCTTCGAAGCAGCAGACAAAATGGGATACCGCTCCAATGTCTTCGCTTCCAACCTGAGAAGGAAAAGTACCAATAACATTGGTATCATTGTCCCACGACTGAACAGCTCCTTCCAGTCATCCGTACTGGCAGGCATGGAAAAGTCAGCCAATGAGGCCGGCTTTAACCTGATCATCAGCCAGTCATTGGAATCTTACGAAAAGGAAAGGGCCAATGCCAGGTCCATGTTCAATAGCCGCGTGGACGGCTTATTGGTTTCCTTGGCAGGGAATACGGAAAAAACCGAACACTTCCAGCCCTTTATGGAAAAAGGAATACCCGTCATGTTCTTTGACAGGATAGCATCAAAACCAGGCTGTACAGGTGTAATCATAGATAACAGACAAGCAGGCTATAACGCCACCAAGCACCTTATCCAGCAAGGCTGCAAGAATATCGTACATGTCTTGGGCAACCTTAAGATCAACGTGTACGACGAAAGGCTCAAAGGATACAAGTACGCCCTAATGGATCATGACATCCCCTTTTCCCAGGACAATGTCATTCATTCTGATCTCAACGAGGAAGCCGGAGAAGATATTGCCAATAAAATACTGGCCATGAAACCGATGCCTGACGGACTCTTTGTCTCCAACGACGCCTGTGCTGCTAGCTGTATTCGCTCTCTAAAACAAGCAGGCATCGCTATTCCTGAAGACATTGCCGTAGTAGGCTTCAATAATGACATGATTTCCAGACTAATAGAACCCAACCTCACCACTACCCATTACCCTGGATATGAAATGGGGGAAGTAGCCATGAAAAACCTGATCAACCACCTCAGCGACAGCACTGAGGGTGTTTTGCAAAACACGAATACGATTACCCTGAGGTCCGAACTGATCATTAGGGACTCTTCGCTAAAAAAGAAAAGCGAAGCCTGA
- a CDS encoding glycoside hydrolase family 2 protein, translating into MFRSLLTILIGVTLFIAIVLPGLSQEFLADRSHRKLKNWQFVKADLSQEPEKNWRLFEWEEVKVPHTWNDKDVLTEGLKSYHGVGTYEHRLKVGDQDKGKRHFIRFEGVSLYAEVYVNRQLVGKHRGGYSAFCVEVTDQLQYGKENLLVVKVDNVPSIDMAPPSEQLFPLYGGIYRPVTYFTTPNVCVSPMDYASSGVYVQQQDVNESRASLQVEALVSAGKQLNPGKYDLEVSFYDASGNEVGKTKESLSIEGEGQNSSRLSLDIENPRLWNGKKDPYLYTCSVVVLHNGQRIDEVREKIGLRYFEVDEKKGFMLNGSSYPLYGVCRHQEIAGYGPALSPEQHERDVELINELGATTVRLAHYQQSDYLYDLLSQSGIVIWAEIPNTPTYQAENRLFMESCEQQLKELIKQNYNKAGIFTWGMYNETRVTQKDLQVLHSLAKSLDPGRLTVFADNIRPADVHQVTDLAAWNLYFGWYGKAGDWSGYEKWARNAWESKGVKMAISEYGAGGSISQQAEYFEKPDPTGQFFPEQYQAFYHENVWKNIKDLDFIWGKYIWNMFDFSWTKVNRGDRAFINHKGLITHDREVKKDAFYFYKANWSDEPVLHIANRRLVDREHQNTSVKVYSNLDKVVLYLNGKKVSSQKVESDIQVITWDGIRLSEGENTIDVIGYKGKEQFVDQCTWNFN; encoded by the coding sequence ATGTTTAGAAGTCTACTAACAATATTAATTGGTGTTACCTTGTTCATAGCGATTGTTTTACCTGGCCTGTCCCAAGAGTTTTTGGCTGACCGTTCACACCGTAAACTGAAAAACTGGCAATTCGTTAAGGCAGACTTGTCCCAGGAGCCTGAAAAAAATTGGAGACTTTTTGAATGGGAGGAAGTGAAAGTGCCGCATACCTGGAATGATAAGGATGTGCTGACGGAAGGTTTAAAGTCTTATCATGGTGTAGGGACTTATGAGCACCGCCTCAAGGTGGGTGACCAGGATAAGGGAAAGAGACACTTTATCCGGTTTGAAGGAGTGAGTTTATATGCTGAAGTATATGTTAACCGACAGCTTGTAGGAAAGCATAGAGGCGGTTATTCTGCTTTTTGTGTGGAAGTGACAGATCAATTGCAGTATGGAAAAGAAAATCTGTTAGTTGTAAAAGTGGACAATGTCCCGAGCATTGATATGGCTCCGCCATCTGAGCAGTTGTTCCCTCTTTATGGCGGGATTTACCGACCGGTCACTTATTTTACGACACCTAATGTATGTGTATCCCCAATGGACTATGCCTCTAGCGGAGTGTATGTCCAGCAGCAGGACGTAAATGAAAGTCGGGCAAGTTTACAAGTTGAGGCATTGGTGTCTGCCGGAAAGCAATTGAACCCTGGAAAGTATGATCTTGAGGTTTCTTTTTATGATGCTTCTGGGAACGAGGTTGGTAAAACGAAAGAAAGCTTAAGCATTGAAGGCGAAGGACAGAATTCAAGCAGACTTTCGCTGGACATAGAAAACCCCCGGCTTTGGAATGGAAAGAAAGATCCTTATCTCTATACCTGTTCAGTAGTGGTATTGCATAATGGGCAAAGAATTGATGAAGTCCGGGAAAAGATCGGGTTGAGGTATTTTGAAGTGGATGAAAAAAAAGGTTTTATGCTGAATGGAAGCTCATATCCACTTTATGGGGTGTGTAGGCATCAGGAAATAGCGGGGTATGGACCGGCATTAAGTCCGGAACAGCACGAAAGGGATGTAGAATTGATCAATGAACTTGGTGCCACTACTGTGCGGTTGGCCCACTACCAGCAGTCGGATTATTTGTATGACCTTCTCAGTCAATCCGGCATAGTAATATGGGCGGAGATTCCCAATACACCTACTTACCAAGCCGAAAACCGATTATTTATGGAGAGTTGTGAACAGCAACTGAAAGAATTGATCAAACAGAATTATAATAAAGCAGGGATATTTACCTGGGGGATGTACAATGAAACAAGGGTGACACAAAAGGATCTCCAAGTGCTCCATTCGCTTGCCAAGTCATTGGACCCGGGGCGGCTTACGGTGTTTGCTGACAATATTAGACCGGCGGATGTTCATCAGGTGACCGATCTGGCAGCATGGAATCTATACTTTGGCTGGTATGGCAAAGCTGGTGATTGGAGCGGCTATGAGAAATGGGCGCGTAACGCTTGGGAGAGTAAAGGTGTGAAAATGGCCATCAGTGAATATGGAGCCGGTGGATCAATAAGCCAACAAGCAGAATATTTTGAGAAGCCTGATCCCACAGGACAATTTTTCCCGGAACAATACCAAGCATTTTATCATGAGAATGTCTGGAAAAATATTAAAGACCTTGACTTTATCTGGGGAAAATACATTTGGAATATGTTTGATTTTAGCTGGACAAAAGTCAATAGAGGCGATCGGGCTTTTATCAATCATAAGGGATTGATAACCCACGACCGTGAGGTGAAAAAAGATGCATTTTATTTTTATAAGGCCAACTGGTCAGATGAACCAGTCCTTCATATTGCCAATCGGAGATTGGTGGATCGTGAGCATCAGAATACTTCTGTAAAAGTATATTCAAACTTGGACAAAGTAGTACTCTATCTGAACGGTAAGAAAGTTTCTTCCCAAAAGGTGGAGTCTGATATACAAGTAATTACTTGGGATGGTATTCGGCTATCAGAAGGTGAAAATACCATTGATGTAATTGGATACAAGGGGAAAGAGCAGTTTGTTGACCAATGTACGTGGAATTTTAATTAA
- the uxuA gene encoding mannonate dehydratase — MGLIQSWRWYGPNDPVSLLDIKQAGATGVVSALHQIPHGDEWPIQLIQERKEVIQKTGLTWSIVESVPVHEAIKTRNEHAEFYLENYRKTLRNLSKCGVKTVCYNFMPVLDWTRTALEWPLENGAKALYLDWIDLAVFDLKILGRKDGETFYKPEILAQVETRHATMSKEKMEALTEIILMGVPTEGGVTLEALEESIGIYGEIGKQGLQKNLTYFLESIADVCEEEGIQMTIHPDDPPFPILGLPRIASSREDLEYIIRAVDRPFNGICFCTGSLGAGVHNDLPAILDAIGDRVYFAHLRNVKKDALGNFHESDHLDGDVDMCAVMERLVKLNAQRNIPIPFRPDHGHQMLDDLQKETNPGYSAIGRLKGLAELRGLERGIEASFSD, encoded by the coding sequence ATGGGATTGATCCAATCATGGCGATGGTACGGGCCCAATGACCCGGTGAGTTTACTGGATATCAAGCAAGCGGGAGCCACGGGGGTGGTGTCTGCTTTGCACCAGATTCCGCATGGTGATGAATGGCCCATTCAGCTTATCCAAGAGCGAAAAGAGGTAATTCAAAAGACTGGCCTGACATGGTCAATAGTAGAAAGTGTACCGGTGCATGAGGCCATAAAAACCAGGAATGAGCATGCCGAGTTTTACCTGGAAAACTACCGGAAAACCCTGCGGAACTTGTCCAAGTGTGGTGTCAAAACAGTCTGCTATAACTTTATGCCCGTGCTGGACTGGACACGGACAGCCTTGGAGTGGCCACTGGAAAATGGAGCAAAGGCACTGTATTTGGACTGGATAGATCTTGCGGTATTTGATTTGAAAATCTTGGGCAGAAAAGATGGAGAAACATTTTATAAGCCGGAAATCCTTGCCCAAGTAGAAACAAGGCATGCCACGATGTCCAAAGAAAAAATGGAAGCATTGACGGAAATTATCCTAATGGGTGTGCCTACTGAAGGTGGGGTAACCTTGGAGGCCTTGGAGGAAAGCATTGGGATTTATGGTGAAATAGGTAAACAAGGACTCCAAAAGAACCTGACCTATTTCTTGGAGAGCATAGCCGATGTTTGTGAGGAGGAAGGTATTCAGATGACCATTCACCCTGATGATCCACCTTTTCCGATTTTGGGATTGCCGCGTATTGCTTCCAGCAGGGAGGATTTGGAGTACATCATCCGGGCAGTGGATAGACCTTTCAATGGGATCTGTTTCTGTACAGGTTCACTGGGAGCAGGTGTTCATAATGACTTGCCAGCTATCTTGGATGCCATCGGCGATCGCGTTTACTTTGCCCATCTGAGGAATGTGAAAAAAGATGCCTTGGGCAATTTTCATGAATCCGATCACCTGGATGGCGATGTAGATATGTGTGCTGTTATGGAGCGATTGGTCAAACTCAATGCACAGCGAAACATCCCTATTCCTTTCCGTCCAGACCATGGACATCAGATGCTGGACGATTTACAGAAAGAGACCAATCCGGGATATTCTGCGATCGGTCGGCTTAAGGGACTGGCCGAACTTCGCGGTCTGGAACGGGGGATCGAAGCGAGCTTCTCTGATTAG